The following proteins are co-located in the Nomia melanderi isolate GNS246 chromosome 1, iyNomMela1, whole genome shotgun sequence genome:
- the Cyp18a1 gene encoding cytochrome P450 18a1 isoform X1, whose protein sequence is MLVEHAALWTWQAMGGTRIEVLCTFLVFVGVLLTARCLQWIQYVRSLPPGPWGVPVFGYLPFLKGDVHLQYGELAKKYGPMFSARLGTQLVVVLSDHRTIRDTFRREEFTGRPHTEFINILGGYGIINTEGAMWKEQRKFLHDKLRSFSMTYVGGGKKIMESRIMREVKTLLRGFALKRGAPTDVSASLGMSVSNVICSIIMGVRFQHGDTRFSRFMHLIEEGFKLFGSMAAVNFIPTMRYLPCLQKIRNKLSENRAEMADFFQEAVDQHRATFREGTVRDLVDTYLLEIEKAKGEGRAAMLFQGKNHDRQMQQILGDLFSAGMETVKNTLEWAIILMLHHPEAATAVREELDQVVGSSRMPALEDLPFLPITEATILEVLRRSSVVPLGTTHATTRDVTLDGYTIPAGSQVVPLLHAVHMDSKLWEAPEEFRPSRFLSAEGKVQKPEYFMPFGVGRRMCLGDVLARMELFLFFSSLMHTFELRSPDSASLPSLRGNAGITVTPDPFHVCLVPRNLELIEDPSNDLISPGTVLRNIGSH, encoded by the exons ATGCTAGTAGAACACGCGGCTCTGTGGACTTGGCAAGCGATGGGTGGTACAAGAATCGAGGTACTCTGTACCTTTCTCGTGTTTGTCGGTGTACTATTGACGGCACGATGCTTACAATGGATTCAATACGTGCGTTCCTTACCACCAGGACCTTGGGGCGTACCTGTATTTGGTTATCTGCCATTTTTGAAAGGTGACGTTCATCTTCAATACGGTGAACTCGCGAAAAAGTACGGCCCTATGTTCAGTGCTCGTTTAGGAACGCAACTCGTAGTCGTCCTTAGCGATCATCGCACTATACGTGACACGTTTCGCCGAGAAGAATTTACTGGAAGACCGCATACAGAGTTCATCAACATTCTTGGTGGATACG GTATTATCAACACCGAGGGTGCTATGTGGAAAGAGCAAAGAAAATTTCTTCACGATAAGCTCAGGAGCTTCAGCATGACCTATGTGGGTGGTGGAAAGAAAATTATGGAATCGAGAATCATG CGCGAGGTTAAAACTTTACTTCGAGGTTTCGCGTTAAAACGAGGTGCACCGACGGATGTCTCGGCCTCTCTCGGAATGTCAGTCAGCAACGTAATCTGTTCGATTATAATGGGAGTACGTTTCCAACACGGCGACACTAGGTTCAGTAGATTCATGCACTTGATCGAGGAAGGCTTTAAACTGTTTGGGAGCATGGCGGCAGTCAATTTTATTCCTACGATGCGTTACCTACCTTGTCTGCAAAAGATACGGAACAAATTATCCGAAAATCGTGCGGAAATGGCAGACTTTTTCCAAGAGGCAGTCGATCAACACCGCGCGACTTTTCGCGAGGGCACCGTTCGGGACTTGGTCGACACGTACTTGCTCGAGATTGAAAAAGCAAAAGGAGAAGGTCGAGCGGCGATGCTCTTTCAAGGAAAAAATCACG ATCGACAAATGCAACAAATTCTTGGAGACTTGTTCTCTGCTGGTATGGAGACGGTGAAAAATACACTAGAGTGGGCGATCATTTTGATGCTGCATCATCCGGAAGCGGCAACTGCTGTACGGGAGGAATTGGATCAGGTGGTAGGCAGTTCTAGAATGCCTGCTTTGGAGGATCTGCCTTTCCTTCCAATCACAGAGGCGACGATACTCGAGGTGCTCCGAAGATCAAGCGTGGTACCATTAGGAACTACTCATGCAACTACTCG GGACGTGACGTTAGATGGTTATACAATACCGGCTGGATCGCAAGTTGTACCCTTGCTGCACGCCGTACACATGGATTCGAAACTTTGGGAGGCGCCCGAGGAGTTTCGACCGAGTCGATTTCTCTCGGCCGAAGGTAAAGTCCAGAAACCGGAATACTTTATGCCTTTCGGTGTCGGTAGACGTATGTGCCTTGGTGATGTGTTGGCGCGTATGGAATTGTTTCTGTTCTTTAGTTCGTTAATGCACACTTTTGAATTGAGATCCCCGGACAGCGCGTCGTTACCGAGTTTGCGCGGTAATGCCGGCATCACCGTTACACCCGATCCTTTTCACGTTTGTCTGGTGCCGAGAAATCTTGAACTAATCGAAGACCCGAGCAACGATCTGATTTCCCCTGGTACCGTTTTACGGAACATTGGCAGTCATTGA
- the phtm gene encoding cytochrome P450 enzyme phantom, which produces MNLVYATFFVSLLFLAYLFDRSRRRRVRRLPPGPWQLPIVGYLPWIDAKKPHVSLTELVRRYGPVCGVRMGSVYTVLLSDPRLIKQTFAQDACTGRAPLYLTHGIMQGYGLVCAEGDRWRDQRKFVSSCLRNFGMVKHDGLKRDKMEGRILNAVDECVLKLEERSMNGPFDPMDTLHHCMGNLVNSIVFGKTYEENDQVWKWLRHLQEEGVKHIGVAGPLNFLPLLRFLPRYGETIRSIMDGKERTHRIYRGILEEYRSRSVTTTPSETENFLTAFEEQMRRENTTETSYYTEPQLYHLLADLFGAGTDTTLTTLRWFILFMAVYPEEQKKLQLEIDRSCSNEREGLHLADRASMPRLEAALAEVQRLRSVTPLGIPHGTLEDTRIGEYDVPRGAMIVPMQWAIHTDPIYWRDPLEYRPDRFLAEDGSFFKPESFLPFQSGKRVCVGEELARMILFLFAGRILRSFDISVPLDETVDLEGDSGITLVPKPHRLMFVRRRR; this is translated from the exons ATGAATCTTGTTTACGCAACGTTTTTCGTATCTCTCCTTTTCCTCGCGTACCTTTTCGATAGAAGTCGGAGGAGGAGGGTGCGTCGTCTACCTCCTGGCCCTTGGCAACTTCCAATCGTTGGCTATCTTCCATGGATCGACGCGAAGAAACCTCACGTATCTCTGACAGAACTGGTCAGGAGATATGGCCCCGTCTGTGGAGTTCGCATGGGTTCCGTTTATACTGTCCTCCTCTCGGATCCTCGACTAATAAAGCAGACTTTCGCGCAGGATGCGTGTACCGGCAGGGCACCATTGTATCTTACGCACGGAATTATGCAAGGATACG GGCTCGTTTGCGCCGAGGGAGATCGTTGGAGAGATCAAAGGAAATTCGTTAGCAGCTGCTTGAGAAATTTCGGTATGGTGAAACACGATGGTTTGAAACGTGACAAAATGGAGGGAAGAATCTTGAATGCCGTGGACGAATGTGTATTG aaactcgaagagcgTTCGATGAACGGACCGTTCGATCCGATGGATACGCTTCATCACTGTATGGGCAATCTTGTGAACAGTATCGTCTTTGGGAAAACGTACGAGGAAAACGATCAAGTTTGGAAGTGGTTGAGGCATTTACAGGAAGAGGGAGTGAAGCATATAGGTGTCGCTGGACCATTAAATTTTCTACCTCTTCTCAG ATTCTTACCGCGATACGGCGAAACGATACGGTCCATTATGGATGGGAAGGAGAGGACTCATCGAATATATCGCGGCATACTTGAAGAATATCGTAGTCGAAGCGTTACGACAACACCTTCGGAAACTGAAAACTTTTTGACTGCGTTCGAGGAACAGATGAGAAGGGAGAATACTACGGAGACTAGTTATTACACGGAACCTCAACTGTATCATTTGTTGGCTGACCTGTTTGGTGCTGGAACCGACACTACCTTGACAACTTTGCGCTGGTTTATTCTCTTCATGGCTGTCTATCCGGAAGAGCAG AAGAAACTCCAGCTGGAAATAGATCGGAGTTGTTCGAACGAAAGGGAAGGGTTGCATTTAGCGGATAGAGCCTCGATGCCGCGCCTCGAAGCTGCCTTGGCCGAAGTGCAACGACTTCGAAGCGTCACTCCTTTGGGCATTCCTCATGGAACGTTGGAG GATACACGGATAGGCGAATACGACGTGCCGAGGGGCGCGATGATTGTACCGATGCAGTGGGCTATTCATACCGATCCCATTTACTGGCGCGATCCTCTCGAATATCGGCCCGACAGATTTCTGGCGGAGGATGGGAGTTTCTTTAAACCGGAATCGTTTCTTCCGTTTCAGAgcg GGAAACGCGTGTGCGTTGGCGAGGAATTAGCCagaatgatattatttcttttcgcTGGGAGAATTCTACGATCGTTCGATATATCGGTACCGTTGGACGAAACCGTTGATCTCGAAGGCGATTCCGGCATCACGCTAGTTCCAAAACCTCATCGGTTGATGTTCGTTAGGAGACGTCGATAA
- the Cyp18a1 gene encoding cytochrome P450 18a1 isoform X2, which produces MLVEHAALWTWQAMGGTRIEVLCTFLVFVGVLLTARCLQWIQYVRSLPPGPWGVPVFGYLPFLKGDVHLQYGELAKKYGPMFSARLGTQLVVVLSDHRTIRDTFRREEFTGRPHTEFINILGGYGIINTEGAMWKEQRKFLHDKLRSFSMTYVGGGKKIMESRIMREVKTLLRGFALKRGAPTDVSASLGMSVSNVICSIIMGVRFQHGDTRFSRFMHLIEEGFKLFGSMAAVNFIPTMRYLPCLQKIRNKLSENRAEMADFFQEAVDQHRATFREGTVRDLVDTYLLEIEKAKGEGRAAMLFQGKNHDRQMQQILGDLFSAGMETVKNTLEWAIILMLHHPEAATAVREELDQVVGSSRMPALEDLPFLPITEATILEVLRRSSVVPLGTTHATTRWEN; this is translated from the exons ATGCTAGTAGAACACGCGGCTCTGTGGACTTGGCAAGCGATGGGTGGTACAAGAATCGAGGTACTCTGTACCTTTCTCGTGTTTGTCGGTGTACTATTGACGGCACGATGCTTACAATGGATTCAATACGTGCGTTCCTTACCACCAGGACCTTGGGGCGTACCTGTATTTGGTTATCTGCCATTTTTGAAAGGTGACGTTCATCTTCAATACGGTGAACTCGCGAAAAAGTACGGCCCTATGTTCAGTGCTCGTTTAGGAACGCAACTCGTAGTCGTCCTTAGCGATCATCGCACTATACGTGACACGTTTCGCCGAGAAGAATTTACTGGAAGACCGCATACAGAGTTCATCAACATTCTTGGTGGATACG GTATTATCAACACCGAGGGTGCTATGTGGAAAGAGCAAAGAAAATTTCTTCACGATAAGCTCAGGAGCTTCAGCATGACCTATGTGGGTGGTGGAAAGAAAATTATGGAATCGAGAATCATG CGCGAGGTTAAAACTTTACTTCGAGGTTTCGCGTTAAAACGAGGTGCACCGACGGATGTCTCGGCCTCTCTCGGAATGTCAGTCAGCAACGTAATCTGTTCGATTATAATGGGAGTACGTTTCCAACACGGCGACACTAGGTTCAGTAGATTCATGCACTTGATCGAGGAAGGCTTTAAACTGTTTGGGAGCATGGCGGCAGTCAATTTTATTCCTACGATGCGTTACCTACCTTGTCTGCAAAAGATACGGAACAAATTATCCGAAAATCGTGCGGAAATGGCAGACTTTTTCCAAGAGGCAGTCGATCAACACCGCGCGACTTTTCGCGAGGGCACCGTTCGGGACTTGGTCGACACGTACTTGCTCGAGATTGAAAAAGCAAAAGGAGAAGGTCGAGCGGCGATGCTCTTTCAAGGAAAAAATCACG ATCGACAAATGCAACAAATTCTTGGAGACTTGTTCTCTGCTGGTATGGAGACGGTGAAAAATACACTAGAGTGGGCGATCATTTTGATGCTGCATCATCCGGAAGCGGCAACTGCTGTACGGGAGGAATTGGATCAGGTGGTAGGCAGTTCTAGAATGCCTGCTTTGGAGGATCTGCCTTTCCTTCCAATCACAGAGGCGACGATACTCGAGGTGCTCCGAAGATCAAGCGTGGTACCATTAGGAACTACTCATGCAACTACTCG GTGGGAAAACTAA